A stretch of Triticum aestivum cultivar Chinese Spring chromosome 1D, IWGSC CS RefSeq v2.1, whole genome shotgun sequence DNA encodes these proteins:
- the LOC123182532 gene encoding uncharacterized protein, with protein MRRRPLHLGREDEEEMGRGAPLLVRCTREGGGIYSRRELRPAAPSTQASSAVRRESSDPSIGAGTQIHVAILYKNQKPRCKYAIKHRTFMWSEQDEQHERMERESESNGKQS; from the exons ATGCGCCGGCGGCCGCTGCACCTCGGGCGGGAGGATGAAGAGGAGATGGGGCGCGGTGCTCCCCTCCTGGTTCGGTGCACGAGGGAAGGAGGAGGGATCTACTCAAGACGGGAGCTGAGGCCGGCGGCGCCCTCTACGCAAGCCTCATCGGCGGTTCGGCGGGAGAGCTCCGACCCGTCCATAGGTGCGGGGACGCAGATCCACGTCGCCATCCTATATAAG AACCAGAAGCCGAGATGCAAATATGCAATTAAACACAGAACCTTTATGTGGTCTGAACAAGATGAACAACATGAGAGAATGGAGCGGGAATCGGAATCGAATGGAAAGCAGAGTTAG